From Oryzias latipes chromosome 18, ASM223467v1:
attaaaaagaacaaaataatatgCACTTTGTGCATACATTCTGattgtaggggtgctatataaactcatcttCCTCTCCCGCCCTCTCATTCATGGTGTAGTGACttgagcaaagtaggacaaaataacgcggcaaaacacagtaaaacagctaaacaactaaacacattttgtcaaaaagccacacttaaacacaaatccgtccagacaggcaaagggaatggtatcccacaatcccttgcggtgcccatctaacagcagcaccaaagttacacctatttaattgaattaatttgaatgaaagtaaaataactgtctgaaaactacgtgttattgttaaactgacttaacaaaaaaatgatttatcttaactgaagcaaataattaagttagatcaacaatgtaaaagtttatttttccaacatccatatgttgttttatcaccctctcacggtggaaaaagtattatctgagcttcttcatccactaaatcatcttcaaatggacacgccatgctgcttcacctctctgaaaacaaactaatcttcaactaaacctgctccagaccaggttatgttcagagcatgagttgccatggcaacttgacataccctgaaacatacctccatttctggtaccgaaagctgaggttatcaacttccttagcctcaaacttaccgtgggagctagcataacctgctttctggaatacccccctgatgcATGTAATCTTCAACAGGCAGGGTAGATTCAAATTAAGTCAGACAAATAAACATTAGGTTGGGTTGCCACAGAAACAGACACACCCTTCTCACCTGCAAAAAGAAGAcaaggtttttattttgccatCTGTGTTTCTGCACCAGCCAATAAGGAAGTGGCTAATATTTTCCTGATCTGTTTGTGGTGATAAGGAATTCACAAAGCTTTTGGTTTGTTGATCCTGTTTGTACACAACAGCCTGGTTTCCATTACAGGATCATTATTGTCTGACTGCATGCAGAAATGAAGGCGTGATGGTAACATGAGGGTAGTGTGATTATTATTACAGCTCTTATCGATTACTATGCCACGTCTGAATATTATAGCTGGCTTTAAGCTGCTCTTATAAAACTGGAATTGTCTGCCTTCAATGGGAACTTTTGACTCATAAAGGACAGATTtgacatttacttttttctcaacacaaacaaacttgtaattatttttaattatttgaaatttcttCACTTCTTATCAGTTTTTTGATGCAGTCCATATTTGGTATATTTAAATGATGAATAAGTCCCCTTacatttttaatggaaaaatttAAATCTAACTGGCTTTCACTTTTAGTGTAAtcgtgtatttatttatttatagcgTATCCATCATGCGATTAAAAAATGGACTCATGGCTGTCATTTTCCTGTTGGGATTCATGGTTTTTATCACTTTGACAACTCATGGCTTGGATTTTTACCAGCAATAAACaggtatatattttttcctttatgtAAAACAGCAGTGGGTAATCTGATGTACTTGACTGCATGAGAAATAAAATCATATAAAATGGAGCTGTTTTAATccttaacaaaataaatgttccccatttataaataataaatgtgaacaataatttgagtataagtggaaatataagcatttatacacttctttATCTAATTTTTTGTATGTTcagaattttaaaattagtacatttataaataagaacctttatttcctttttgtatTTGGCAATTTGGATTCTCTATATTCCAGGCCAATGCAAGAtcctaaaacaaactcattgtTTAAAAAGAGACTACCTGAGTTGCTATAACAGATAAACAGGAGTTTTTATACTGTGAAGGAATTTAGATTTTGGTAATTTCATTAGGGTTGTCAGtcttaaattttattacattgaagaTAAATCATCtgctgaagtgtgtgctttaacatCCTTTGTACTTTGGAGAAGCTTCCATTTGGTTGCAGACCTGACATGGACCAGAATTAAATTGCCTCCAGGATTCGATTCAATTGTGTGGGAATCCCTGGAGGTGACAACTCACATGAGAAGGACAAAGAGTTGGGACTGACTGCCTGTGGAGAAGGATCCGGGCGACTGTGCTGGACCCCCATGGGGACACTGTTTGGGGTCGGACAGATGTCCGTCGGTGAAATAACCCCCCGGACGTCTGAAGCAGGAAGCGGACCAAATGCTGTGATTCCAAATATGGACTGAGGGAAGTGGGCAGACCTTTCGACCGGCCAATCCGAGCGGCCAGAGGCGGAGATACAGCAGCCATCTTGCTTACAGAGAAGACTCTGACCACCTGTTTAAAAGTCTGCACTcaaggatttttctttgttctcaaCAGGCTGGCATGTTAAGACGTTGGTAATTTTGGCGTTGTGCAAGCTCTGAAACTTTGAGAACCcagatgatctgttttattttgttttactctgtttttagaaatattgttagggaataaatttgttaaacttaatccagtggaatcccgtggttttcttcttctcgacttttttgaacatgcaaGGAAAGTagtctcaaagcgacagattttttttctacaactgACATAAACCagaaaatgcagaacgcactaaatatGACTGTTagcaaaaatattaaagagtacgataacgtgagttaaaacatttatcagccaCCATACCATCATCATTATTTATCTTTCTCTACTCTCCGGCGTTTTGGAAGGTCATGTCCGACCTCATCttggaaacttgggtatcagaattattttcgagttttccattggaaataaGGACAAACATGGTCGTTTATCTGAAAACTTTACCTCGAATCGATTAGTATTTCTTGTAAATCGCACAGCTGCACAGAAAGGCAGGATCATGTAATGTCGTAAGTGCCAGGCTCAGTTGcaatgatgttgaccaatcgttgaTAAGATTGGGGCAATGTCATTATTGGGTTGCCATATTGTTTCAGGTGTGTTGAATGGggggatcattaaagtgcaggcaacattcttttgcacaacatttaGAGCGCATGTTGGTACGGAAGTgctatgaaatgggttgccagatttgggccTTTTTTTTCCCGCCACTTCGTGGCCCTGGTGGTGACGGCGTGGCcctgcgtaattcgcgtatagggagggccggccatggcGATGCGTAAATGTGAgaattttgaatgcagaagcacGATGCACaagtttacaaagacttttcgtTGCAAGTGGTTGTTTAAGTGCAGGTTTTGAGGCTGTAATGTACCACAAAGGGGCAAGTTTCTGCATGATTCAATTAATGCaaactattttactttttaggCTAAACTATGAAAGCAATGTGTTGAAGAACACACAATTGTTTAAagctaaatgtcttttttaattgaatgctAACATTTTGATGATATGTTCAGAAAGTCAAAGATTAACCCCTGTACtaacttagatgaccccccccccttacattgatgtgttctccctaccatgaaaaaggtggataaaggtggaaagatttcatgtaatccatggacaccagtgaagatcacaaatcagtgaagaaaaaaggttcagcgcactgtctagtgggtctagatgacccaactcccaatgtcaacgtgcctagcatagcacaagggttaaaaaaaactcctaaacATTACTACGAgaatacagtttttatttattagctGTAAAAGATAATATTGTGACTACAAGAGgtttttttgacattctttttaaattttctgtgccctaccgctgcacagCTGAGGAAAAAGTTAAAAGGTAATGTTCTGACATCAGCTCAGTCATCCAGCAGTTCAGTTGGCCTTCTGTAGCCAAAAAGTTGAAAGTCTTCTTCATAGATTCTGTACAGCATCCTCCTGTCTTCCAGTGGCACACTTTGAAACCAGTCCATAACAGAATCAGCAGAAGTCATGTTTTCATATGAAGGAGGGAACTTGATATCGTTTTCCAGCTTTACCatcttcagcagctcctgagcaTCTTCTTGAAGACTCTCTTGATGGCCAACAAAGTCATatctgagaagaaaaaacaaatcatttttttctcaatttgatACCAAGCTATATGTTCTAGTTGTCAATTTTGGTAGATATGTCCTTACTCAATGAGGCAGGGGTGACACAGGCGATACATCTGACTCCAGTGGGGCTCAAATGCATAGGTCTGTGTTCGTGGGTCCACTATGTACTGAATGAAGTTATAGAATGAAGGTCGGAGACCTTTTTTTCTTGCCACATTATAGTTCACCGTTAAATTACGCTGGTTTGTAAAACGTTGCAAAATGACTCTAACGTAGCCGTCATAAAAGTACTGATCATATTTCTGCATCTTGTCTCTGTAGGCAGAGATGAGGCGCACAAATGGATCACGGACAAACAGGAACTTGGTGTAGTGCTTTAGTTTTGCCTgcagaacaaataaacaaacatcaatcctatattttaaaattttcgGGGCATTTCTAATTTAAACTGGTCAGTCTGTGATGCGTCTTCGTTGCATTGCGTGAGGATTCCATCTCAGGACGATCAGTTACTTTACATTCTATATACTCCTGTCCATTCCTCCTCCCGCCTGTTCCTAgcggagtggtttgtcctgctaACCCCCTGTCATCAAAATCCAAAACTTTATCAATCAGGTTGCATGCTCTCTTCTTTATCAGTGAGTTCTTGTAAAATGCCTATTTTGCGTCAtaaatgatgttgttttttgctcCTAACATGAAACCTTCGTTGTCCATGGTGAAAAATGGACGCGCTGTTATTTGCAGTGTAAACATGCATAGTCGCATTTTATGAAGTTttatgaagttttattttgacagcacAATGAAACCTTTCCAGCTTTTTAACTGCAAAATTAACACATTGACAGACTGGATATAAAACTCCTGCATAAATGTTGCGTTGCAGCAGGCCGGACTTCAGACGCAGACGTGATGAAGGCGATGTAAACATCCTGGTTGATAAATGAACGTTGTATTTTTGTGCCAACGCAACAGAGACGCACCGGACCAATGGAAATGAGCTTTAAgtgtttctgcacaaactgaCCTTTCTCTCTGGCATTGGAAATTGTGTTAGGAGCTTGAATCTATCAAAACGGTGAACCAAGTTACTTTTAAAGGACTGAGGGTCTGGATATGGTTCATCATGATTTAAAGCAATTATAGTCCTTTTCCAGTTGGTACATGCCACctgcagaaaacatttaaagagtAAGAGTtgaatactgttttttttttttaagttttctagtcacttttcccctttttttcacaattaactttgtgttttttcttcttttatacaAATATTAGTCTATAGTTGACTTTCTACACAtagcttaaaaataaagttatcctaaatttaagaaaaaactgcAATGTTTGGCGcagaagagatttttttttcctaaacattGACTAGTTTATAATTTATCTGGAAATAATAATGTCATCTGTCCTGGGTGGATTTCTCCTTAAAAGCTgatgttattttacaaaaactgatggaaattcgtGTTGGCCACACATAATACATGCAGACAAAATACACATTGCTGCGTTGCCCACACATATTTTGAGCGCATCAAAtgataaatgttgttgttggttgcacGTACTAACTTAACCGTAACTCTTTGCACTTGAGGGGTACCTGTATGCATATTATGGTATATAAATACCATTAAATCTTGGATTGTCTTGTGGCTAATGTGCTTTTTTGTAAGAGGGGATCCTAAAGTACAGCTACACCAAGTTATAGGGTGCTTGTACCATAAAATGCAAACATCTATCCTttagaaattcattttttttggttacAAGAAATTTTGTCAGCTATTTTTTTAGACGTTTTTATGCTCAATTCCAATTTGTAAAGTTCCATCTTGCATAAAAGATATAAAACATCTTTAGAAAAACCGCAGAGTAAAAGCAGGTCTTTTAAATATGGCACTCTTTTATACGCCTTTATGAAGTTAGTAAGCGCAGATGATGCGTCACCTTAGGAATGTAACAGTAGATGATGCCGTGTTTGTCATCCACAATGAAGTTTTTCAAGTCGATCT
This genomic window contains:
- the LOC101173978 gene encoding carbohydrate sulfotransferase 12 isoform X2 produces the protein MGSNKEFKAVFLLPGLLVFITLTIHGLEFYQLNIAPKFSEQQRLRKDLLRKQCGGINQSLVNLNKIDLKNFIVDDKHGIIYCYIPKVACTNWKRTIIALNHDEPYPDPQSFKSNLVHRFDRFKLLTQFPMPERKAKLKHYTKFLFVRDPFVRLISAYRDKMQKYDQYFYDGYVRVILQRFTNQRNLTVNYNVARKKGLRPSFYNFIQYIVDPRTQTYAFEPHWSQMYRLCHPCLIEYDFVGHQESLQEDAQELLKMVKLENDIKFPPSYENMTSADSVMDWFQSVPLEDRRMLYRIYEEDFQLFGYRRPTELLDD
- the LOC101173978 gene encoding carbohydrate sulfotransferase 12 isoform X4, which gives rise to MGSNKEFKAVFLLPGLLVFITLTIHGLEFYQLNIAPKFSEQQRLRKDLLRKQCGGINQSLVNLNKIDLKNFIVDDKHGIIYCYIPKAKLKHYTKFLFVRDPFVRLISAYRDKMQKYDQYFYDGYVRVILQRFTNQRNLTVNYNVARKKGLRPSFYNFIQYIVDPRTQTYAFEPHWSQMYRLCHPCLIEYDFVGHQESLQEDAQELLKMVKLENDIKFPPSYENMTSADSVMDWFQSVPLEDRRMLYRIYEEDFQLFGYRRPTELLDD
- the LOC101173978 gene encoding carbohydrate sulfotransferase 12 isoform X3 encodes the protein MGSNKEFKAVFLLPGLLVFITLTIHGLEFYQLNIAPKFSEQQRLRKDLLRKQCGGINQSLVNLNKIDLKNFIVDDKHGIIYCYIPKVACTNWKRTIIALNHDEPYPDPQSFKSNLVHRFDRFKLLTQFPMPERKAKLKHYTKFLFVRDPFVRLISAYRDKMQKYDQYFYDGYVRVILQRFTNQRNLTVNYNVARKKGLRPSFYNFIQYIVDPRTQTYAFEPHWSQMYRLCHPCLIEYDFVGHQESLQEDAQELLKILKLENDIKFPSSYKNMTSADSVMDWFQSVPLEDRRKLYRIYEEDFLLFGYRRPTELVDD